From the genome of Salvia splendens isolate huo1 chromosome 7, SspV2, whole genome shotgun sequence:
ATATAAAACAGGAAAAATTATGCTAAATATATGTTTAAATTTGTACGTATTTGTATAAATATTAGTGAGGATCACAATTTTAGTAAAAATGTCTATATTTACTTGAATTTCCATATGAAAGTGACCCTTTGTGGATCCATTTGTCAAAATATTAATGATGAGGCATACCAACTCATCTTGACATGTGGTATATCCGGTCTAGGGAATATTTTCTCGCAATCCATATCTCTAATTcactatttccttttctttcctttttaaaaaaagaaaatactccAACAATATTTAACCCCATTTGCCTAACTTGATGGTGATTAATTTCCTTCTAATTAAATTCTAGCACCAAATTACTTGTGGTCCCGCGAGACTGCAGGGCTGGCCGGTGTGATGCTAATAATatcattattactattattatagtagtagtagtaatacttTGGATAATCGCTTATTTGTTACCAATACAATTTAATATATATCGAAAATTCATAAACCGATATGTTCATATAAAAGCAAAATTTTCCTGCAATTAATTATTCTGTATCACCAGTAATAATAATTAACTCAATTAGTTCAATTTGGAATTGCATTAATATGTAATTAATGTGTTATATGCATATGTAACTGGCTTAAATAATAGTGACGTAACTTTAACATTGTAttcattttattgaaaaaaatttaGTACATCTCTATATATTTGTGATATgatcatatattttatattaggtttttttaataatatatactTTTTTTAAAGTATAAAATACTCTATTAGAATAGTTACGCTATAAAGGTAAAAATCAAATTCTTCAAATATTATCTCTATTAGAATAGTTATGTTAAAAGGTAAAAATTAGTCAAGCGATAGTGTATATTTTCATTCCAAATCAAAATCATTGATTCAATGTAGTATAATATCAAACTGAACAAAAGATAGGTTATACTACCAaacatattattataattttaattatttgctaATTACAAAGTATTAACAATAATCAGAAGTAACTGAATAAAGGTGTATGCCGTAGCCGTAGCTTGCTTCAATTCACTTGGTTCACTTGCTCCAAATTCATCACTGCAAGTATCGACATTGGTTAGAGCTGCAGAGCCTATGGTTTGGAGTGTGCTGATGCTAGGCCTATCTAGCTTCGGTATCAAGGGCTTGGCCTCTTGCAAGTTGTCCACGGCATCACCAAATGTCTCGATACATGTGTCGATTATCCCTTTGTTGCCCGGGTTGGACACTGACTTCGCCACGTTGATGAGGCTTGTGTGGTGGACAAGGAATTGTCAAGCGCGATCACAGCCAAGCCTCGAGCATTAGCACCCTGTGATCGAGGATCGGATCTTAGGGCTTGGTTGCATAGGGATGGATTGTTGGATTTGGTGCACAAATCACCTACCAAATTAGCATGGCATTGGCTTAACGAGGCTACAGACAAAATGATTATGGTAGAATAAGACATCTTTTTTTGCTCTTTACTATTGCTCTTTTGTATATGAGATTCGATTTGTGTGTATTGTTTGATTTAATTGGGTCTATTTATAATTGAGAAATCAACATAATAAATGGTGTATTATTTGAATTTACATAATGCTAGTAATATATTGGAATTATGTTAATAGGATCCTTTTCTGAaggaaattaaatattaatgctATTTAGATTGAAATATGCTCCCTCCGTCTGTGAAAATTTATCACATATTgtcattttcgttcgtcccacaaaatttgtcacactTCACTTTGTACCATTTTTTTAATGGACCacgcattccactaacttttttaactcactttccattataattcttaaaacccgtgcccggtcaaaatgtgacaaaatttaagaaacggagggagtattactaaTAGGAAATATATTGCATAAATGTAGAAACCGGAAAAGGAAATGTTATTGAGATTTACATTCAAAGATGGCTACAGTTTAGGTAGAATGATTCACAAATAAAGGGATGCTGTTAGTGAAAGGAAAAGGGTGCGAGGTTTGTTTTCCAATTTAACAATTTTCCAATCTTTTCTATTATTTCCTTACTGAATTTGGATAGTTGATTTTAACAAGATTTTTGTATCAATATATCTCATTATCATTACTTGCAAAAATATGttcgattaaaaataaatactataagCTATAAGGTGATATGGGATTTTCATCCAATTTCAAGATCAGCACAAgaaatttttcaaataaaaatgtTTTGGTTGGTAAtgaaaataattacataaacaatataataattattaaaataaaaataatttaaaacaacAAGAACTTTTATTTGAGGTATGGGTTATACTACAAATAATATTACACATAACataaataattgaatataaaatgaaaaatcaaaacaatttaAACATAGTAAACCACTTAATACccagaaaaagaaataatagaATATAATATGAAAAGTTAAAGCACAGTAAACCGCctattatttaaaaaagaaaacattagCGCAAATAATTAcattactaaaaaataattacataaaacaaagaaaatgctagtgccaaaaaaaaaataaaaaaataggagcACAAATTTTTAACATGTTCCCCCGGATATCAATTCTTTATATAAATGAGTActaaaaatagtattattaatgtttttttaacGTTGTACCCCTTTTCCCACTTGCATATGTTGTTGTTAATTGAGATTGCAAAAACTTGTTTTATTATGTAAGAAAAATGTTTAAATACATTTATGTGATGTTGTTAATTGAGATTGCAAAAACTTGTTTTATTATGTAAGAAAAATGTTTAAATACATTTATGTGATGTTGTTAATTGAGATTGCAAAAACTTATTTTATTATGTAAGAAAAATGTTTAAATACATTTATGTATAATCATTGCTCTCGTTTAGTCCATGTtattattgtttgttttattttgcgcatttatttttattctaatatCTAGAAAGTTGTCTAGCTAATATGTTTAAGGGGTTCATGTTGTGTGGCATCTTATGTCTTTTTAATTGCAATTTTAGCGGACCTCTTTTGCCAGGCTTCGAGTATCTGCCCTACCCACGGAGGATCAAATCTCTAAACATTAGTGCATAAATGAAATATTGTTAGATGCAAATCAACAATCGCCTATTAAATCAGTTTTGATATTTGCTCAACTTTACAATAACACTACAATATTAGTGTTATAAATATTCTAACAAAAACCAGACAATTCTTTTGGTTTGGTATCAAATTATCAATAGATCCTTCTATAGTAATGAATATTGtagaaataatttattataattttcatGATAACAAAATAAGACATTCTTTGGTTTGATGTCTATGGATGTATCCTTTTATAGTAGTAAAGAATACTGTAgaaattatttattgaaatttgcaTGATAACAAAATGAAATCAACATTCTTTTGGTTTGATTTCAATGGATCCTTTTGTAGTAAAGAATATTGTAGAAATCATTTATTGTAATTTGCATGATACAAATATTTCATTTCGGGATCAATTGGAAAAGGATACTCCCACCGTCCACATAAATAGTCACCATATGGACGGCATGAGTTTATTCCATTGATAAATAAGAtatatatagaaagaaaaaaatagtttgaATATTGTTAATCGAAAATATAACTAAACTATTAGAGAGAAATTtatcatatataaatatagacTAATTTTAGTGGaagaactaaaatgaaaaaaataggtTCTTGGACAGTGACTATATAAGAGAAGGTTATAATTGATATTGTCATAAAAATAGTGTCACAATTTTAGCCCAATTGATATTTCCGGTCATAGTTGTTGCTAACTTAGATTCAGTAAATACTAGAGGACAAATGGATTTTTCATcgatgaaattgaatttgacaAGTTCACAAACAATATGGtattaatcaattaaaattattttataatcatttatagaaatatatacaaaaatatGCTCAAATCACAtaacaataataaaaacaacGTGTAACATCTAAATATATGGTAAATCCGTGTTTATCACGCTTCAGCGCTCACAATGTGCATGGTGCACGCGCACGTCATGCCGTTGTGCGACACACCCACAAATTGTTTCTACTTTTCTAGTCTCTTCTtgtttttcctttaattttaatgcataaacCTGTTTGTTTAGTTTTTTCGCTCAATTCGAGCGTTTGAAGGGTTTTGTATTTTGTAGATTACATTCAAACCCTTGAACATTGGCTTAAGCATAGCTTTAacatttattcattttattggAAAAATTTTAGTGCATCTCTATATATTTGTATATgatcatatattttatattaggtttttaataatatatactATTTTTTAAAGTATAAAATACTCTATTAGAATAGTTACGCTATAAAGGTAAAAATCAAATTCTTCTAATATTATCTCTATTGAATAGTTATGCTAAAAAGCAAGCTACAATAGTgtatattttcatatcaaatcaaAATCACTGATTCACTGTAGTATAATATCAAACTGAAcaaaaaattagttatactaCCACACACATTATTATAATTCCAATTATTCGCTAATTACAATGTATTAACAATAATCAGAAGCAACTGAATAAAGGTGTATGCCTTATCAGTAGCTTGCTTCAATTCACTTGGTTCACTTGCTCTAAATTCATCACTGCAAGTATCGACATCGGTTAGAGCTGCCGAGCCTCTGGTTTGGAGTGTGCTGATGCTAGGCCTATCTAGCTTCGGTATCAAGGGCTTGGCCTCTTGCAAGTTGTCAACGGCTTCACCAAAGTTCTCGATACACGTGTCAATTTTATCTTTGTTGCTAGGGTTGGACACTGACTTCGCCACGTTGATGGAGGCTTGTGTGGTGGACAAGGAATTGTCAAGCGCAATCCCAGCCAAGCCTCGAGCATTAGCACCCTGTGATCGAGGATCGGATCTTAGGGCTTGGTTGCATAGGGATGGATTGTTGGATTTGGTGCACAAATCACCTATCAAATCAGCATGGCATTGGCTTAACAAAGCTAGAGACAAAAATATTATGGTAGAATAAGACATCTTTTGTTGCTCTTTACTATTGCTCTTTTGCATCTGAGTTTCGATTTGTGTGTATTGTTTGATTTGAATGAGTCTATTTATAATtgagaaatcaacacaataaaTGGGGTATTATTTGAATTTACATAAATGATAGTAATGTATTGGAAATATGTTAATGGGATCCTTTTTAGAaggaaatgaaatatttttgcaatttacattgaaatatattactaatagggatatgttacattattagatgCATATAAAAAAATCGCCTATTAAATCATTTTTGACATTTGCTTGACTTTACAAATCAAGTGTGGTAAATATTCTAACAAAAAACAGACAATTCTTTTGGTTTGGTATCAAATTATCAAAAGATCCTTCTATAGTAAAGAATACTGTAGAAataatttattgtaattttcatgatgaCAAAATAAGACATTTGGTTTGATATCAAATTATTAATAGATCCTTCCATAGTAAAGAATATTGTAgaaattatttattgaaatttgcaTGATGACAAAATAAGATCAATATTCTTTAAGTTTGATTTCAATGGATACTTTTTATAGTAAAGAATATTGTTGAATCATTTATTGTAATTTAATTTGCATGATACAAATATGCCATTTCGTAATAAATTGGAAGGGGATATTCCCCAGCGTCCACGTAAATAATCCTCATATGGGCGGCACGAGTTTATTCAACAGtggtaaaataaaagatataaaaagaaaaaatagttcAAACATTGGTAGTCGAAAATAGAACTAAAACATTAAAGAGAAGTTTATCATACATAGatacgtactccctccgtccgtcgttaggagtctcatttgagttcagcacgaattttaagaaatgtaacgAAAAGTGTGtgagaaaagatagtggaatatgaggctcatttttatatattagtttttataatagaatgtgagtggaatgagttagtagaaatTGATGTATACCTATCATGTATAGTAAAtgtgaaccgagactcctaatggcggatggactaaaatggtacaccgggactcctaatagcggacggagggagtagtatactaattttggtggacagactaaaatgaaaaaaaatgacgtTTTATTTCTTGGATAGTATTATATGGGAGAAGGTTATTGTCGATATTGTCATAAAAATAGTATCACAATTTATCCCAATTGATATTTCCGGTCATAGTTGTTGCTAACTGAGATTCAGTAAATACTAGTGGACAAAGCTGGAATGGATTTTCATCGatgaaattgaatttttgaCAAGTTCACAAACAATGTGgtataaatcaattaaaattattttataaccATTGATAGAAACATATACAAAAATATGTTCAATTTGCATAACAATAATAGAAAAGTGTAACATATAAACATATGGTAAATCCGTGTTTATCACGCTTTAGCGCTCACAATGTGAGCGCATACGCCCGTCGTGCAGCTGTACGAAAAACCTGCAAACTGTTTCAAGTTTTTTACTTgtctttttgtttttctttaattttagcATCATTTATCAGTGAGATGTTTCTTCGTGGGATCATTGTCCACCGAAATCCCAAGTAAAGTTTCCAGCAACGTCATTGTATGACAAATGCTTGATTATGCATATTGAAGTCAGGTACCAATACTATTTGATGTTTGTTTTATTAGGCAATCATAGATCACACTcatgattaatttaaatatggaTCATTAATCTGTATATTTGGATTTAGCTTTgaatttcgaaattttctgttctGTAGTactaacaaaaaaaagtaaatagtaAAATGCTTATCAATAGTcatgaattataaataattcaaataaataagtAATGTAAATAAAATACTCTTCCATATCTAGGTTGTTGATGGCCTATCTGCACATGTGGTTTAAGAATGAATAAGACGTGCAGAGCCCAATTTATGCGCTAATTGTGAATCGGATTCCATTTACTTTAGGGaaaataatgcacttattcatccaaatttttataataataataataataataataataataataataataataataatacttgtATGTAAAAAGTAAACGCGTCTATAAATGAtttaaaattccaaaaaaagaagataaaaagtGAAGAAACATAAAAGCAATATCACAAAATAACCTGTAGGAGCGCTAAGCTAAGATGCAAATCTTGAGCCAATATCTCACTGCCTTCTTTGCTTCTATCATACCATTCATTCATACTCATTCTCCTCTCCATCACTAGGTTTACTCACAGACCGTGGACTCTAAGCCGAGGTGGCAGCAGCGTCTTGCTTGTGATCTCCAAAGATCCGTTGCCTGAAGTCTGACACCATCATCGGCAGACCTTTACGGAGGGCTATCTTGGGCTCCCAGCCCAGCAGCTCCTTTGCCTTGGAGATGTCGGGCTTCCTCTTGTGCGGGTCATCTTCCGTGTTGGGCTTGAATTCAATCTTAGCATTTGGATCGATAGTCTCTTGTACCACCTGAGCAAGCTCGAGCATGGTAAACTCGCCCGGGTTACCAAGATTGAAAGGGCCGACGTGCTCTCCTTCCATCAACCGCATCAGTCCCTCGACCTTCACATTCATGAGACGAATGGCAACATTGTTTAACAAATCAAGTAGCAGAAACCAAATCAAGTTCAACCTAGTACTTTTGAGTCCAAGAATGTAATGACAAAACAAGATTCCACCACACACACTATATTACAATATACTaggagtactactactataattcaAATGGCCATTGCTATAACAACATTTCAACAAACACCATAATTCAATACTTAGTAACCTACTAGTATAACACAAAGATTATATCATAAGAAAAGATGATGAAAATCATTACCAGATCAGAAACAAACTGGAAGCTTCTTGTCTGTTTTCCATCACCATAAACAGTTAGTGGCTCCTTCCTCAAAGCCTACCAACCACAACCACAACCACAACCACAACCAAGGTTAAGTAAACGACAACTACACATTCCATGTTAATCACAAATAGATGACGGAACCACATTTACCTGAGCAACGAAGTTGCTAACAACACGACCATCATCAATGCACATACGAGGACCATACGTGTTAAAAATCCTCGCAATCCTAACCTGCACGAATCAATCACAACATTAACATCCAAATCATGACTTATTGCAAGCACGAAACACGCAAACGCCTAAATTAAGGAGAATTGACTGTTCTAGTCTCGTGTATTTCTTTCTCTTTGCAACTTTTATGAGTCATGACACCAATCAATGTCCATTTTCACGCATTTATTATGATcccattatattttttttgccGGATTTAATAAATACAGTAACAACATTTCGTAAGTAATACTCAAAAAAGAGTGATTTAAATTCACCTCAACTCCTGCGCCTCTGTGGTAATCCATTGTCAACGTCTCAGCCGTCCTCTTCCCCTCGTCGTAGCAACTTCGGACACCTGTCCACATTAAACACCCactaaattttatttcttaatttattatattcgtCATAAACGGACTACAAAAGTTGTCAGCACCAACAAACTCTTTTGAGAGTTACGCTACAACTTCCAAAACATGTGTGGTATGAAATGACCAATCTGCCCTCCGGCATCCCACGTTTTGCAATTTAAGAGCGTAGGGTTCAAACATCCCCCACCCACCGCGGCGAAACAGAGGTGGTGGGAGGGAGagggaaattaaaaaaaaaattgtaaaaatgaaacgaaaacagAGTTGATGGGGGCCACGTGCTCGCCAGATAATatctttgaattttaaaaaagttgGGGCAAAAATTAGATCGCGTCAAGTCAAAAAGGACGAAATTGAAACCCCACTAACGGGCTCACACGGGCGCTACAATTGCAGAGAATTGTCATGGCTCACGTTAGCCACGCAGATCTAACGTGCACCGCCCGACCAAAACCCAGCCCGCCTTGAGGATTTAGTAGCGGATCACCCTAGGCTACAattcttagagcatccccatccgtgctcttgccaaataGTAGGGGTGGAAAATTATACCAAATACCaaaataccggacttaccgtaccggaaaaataccgatttttcggtattcCGCAGTTTCcagtacggtatgataccgtaccgcagtgtttcgatacggtatcaatttttctataccgcggtataccaaATCTTCGGTATATATcgaaaattcggtataccgatagattattattattattattattattattattattattattattattattattattattattattattattattattattattattattatatatatatatatatatatatatatatattatattaaaaaaatttaaaaatagaattctctaaaatttaaatgtaatattttggatatatattatactatatttaaaaaaatatatattacatttataaatattttggatAGAATAGGTTTTTTTCGGTATACTGTTACCATACCGCATACTGTTATTACGGTTGGGTAACGATATAAATAATTATCGTACCGAATTTCCGgtaattcggtacggtatcggtatggaaTTTTGACATATCATAGTTTcaggtacggtatgcggtatggcacgaTTGGTACGGTATATCGTACCGACTCACCCCTACCAAGAGCACAGATGTGAATccagacccacttttattacttttttattcTTTGCTCTTAGTCAAGatcacaacacccacattcttTTCTGCAAAGACATGCTCAAGAGTCTCagcattctattattcaatttaaataaaaacattttcaaaatattaaaacgcattaaaaaatacctggaatactattacaaattacaaaaaaaataaaaattacataattaaaatcctaaaaatttaaaattacataattaaaatcctaaaaattaaaaattacataattaacttcataaaattaaaaaaatacactactcgtggccgaatttcgcccagatgtgtttgattagatgagttgtatgaaaaaatatgaatgagagatgatttgatgtgaaaatggATAATAAAtgtgtatatttatatatgattttgggaataaaaaaattattaaaaaaatcaaaaaaatggtaataaaacggtcatattttttgggaatatgaattattttttgggtattatttttgatttttttaaaaaaaatgaattttcaaCGGATAATAAGTTGACTAATAGAAATGTGCCACGTAGCCTGCTCAGCGGCATAAatgtgctcgatgcatcgagcagcgctgtGCAAGCGGCGATAGTGCAGCAGCggtgccgcgccagcggcacggacgccgttcGTCCC
Proteins encoded in this window:
- the LOC121810324 gene encoding pectinesterase inhibitor-like; amino-acid sequence: MQKSNSKEQQKMSYSTIIFLSLALLSQCHADLIGDLCTKSNNPSLCNQALRSDPRSQGANARGLAGIALDNSLSTTQASINVAKSVSNPSNKDKIDTCIENFGEAVDNLQEAKPLIPKLDRPSISTLQTRGSAALTDVDTCSDEFRASEPSELKQATDKAYTFIQLLLIIVNTL